The Lutibacter sp. A64 genome segment AGCAGCTGGATGGAGAAATAAAGATGGTGTTGTTGGTGAGCCAAGAATTAATTTTACAAGCATTCAAATTTTACAAGATGTTTTAGAAAAACAATCTAAAAAAATAACATTTCTTTTAGACATCACAAAAATTAACGACACTAAAATAGCTGAACTCTATAAAATATTTAAACAAAATGAAGGTAGTGTTCCAGTTGATTTTATTGTTTTTGATATGAAAGATAAAATAAAGCTAAATTTACACAGTAGATCGGTAAAAGTAAAAGTTACCAACGAATTTTTAAAAATCTTAGAAGAAAAAAACTTAAGATTTAAATTAAACTAGTTTATGAAAAAAACCATTTTTATCTTTTTAATTTTCAGCTTTACAGCTAGTTTTAGCCAATCAAATTCATCGTACTTTCAAGCAGATTATTTTTACGGAAATATATTACGCCAAAATCCAGATGCTACGGTTTTAATACAAGGGCATCCAACTGGTTTTTTTATAAGTTACAACAAACGAACTTATGGAGAAGAAAATTGGCAAGAGCACTATAATTATCCAGATTTCGGATACTCCATTGGATATCAAGACTATAAATCAGACATAGTTGGTAAATTATATTCAGTTTACGGTCATTATAATTTTTATTTCACCAATAGAACTTCTCCCAACCAATTAATTTTAAGAACAGGAATTGGCTTGGCTTATGTTACAAACCCATATAATAAAGAAACAAACAACAAAAATACAGCCTTTGGTACACATTTAAATTCTAGCACCTACTTTAAATTGTATTTTCAAAGAGAAAATATACTAAACAACCTAGGTTTAAATGCTGGTTTAACATTTATTCACGCTTCAAATTCTAATGTAAAATCTCCCAATTCAGGCATGAATGTTTGGGCTGCCACTTTAGGTTTAAATTACAATTTATCAACACCGCAATTACCACATTATATACCATCTTCAGAAAGTAAAGAATTTACAGAACCTATTAAATACAATTTTGCTATTAGAGGTGGTGTAAATGAATCTGAAATAATTGGTAGTGGAATGAAACCATTTTTTGTGTTTTCAGCCTATGCAGACAAACGTTTAAACAGATTATCTGCACTTCAACTTGGAACCGAACTATTTATTTCACCCATATTAAAAGATTATTACGAATTAAATTTAACGATACCACACACCAATTTAAAAGAAACTTCAGATTTTTCTAGAGTTGGAGTTTTTATTGGACATGAATTATTTATTAATAAATTATCTATTGAAACTCAATTGGGTTATTATGTAAAATATCCTTTTGAATACCACGGAAGAGTCTATGAAACCCTTGGATTAAAAAGATATATAAACAATAAATGGTTTGCTTCTATACGCTTAAAAGCACATGCTGCTGATGCTGAAACTGTAGAATTTGGAGTGGGAATACGACTTTAAAATATATTTATGAAAAATCTAATTTTAACGTTTTTCCTCTTATTTACTGTTTTGGTAAGTTCACAAACAGCAACAACCATAGAACACAATACCGTTCAAATGGATTTCTTTTATGGAAGACCTATTGAACACGATAAAAAACTAAAAAAAGCCATAGATGGTAATTCGTACGGAGTATTGCTTAGCATAAATAATAACAGTACCAAAAACAGCACATTTAATAAACTATACAATTATCCAAAAAGAGGTTTTTCTTTTCTATATCAAAATTTTAATTCAGATGTTTTGGGTGAAGTTTTTGGAGGCTACAGACACTTTAATTATAAATTAAAAAACACTGCTACCTCTAATCTTAAACTTATAGCAGCATTTGGTGTGGGCTATGCCACAAAATCTTACAATGCAATTTCCAACCCAAATAACCATGCTATTGGATCTAAATTATTAGCTTCAGCATACTTAAAATTACAATTTCTTAAATTATTAAATAAAGAGCGTTTAAGTCTAAATACAGGTCTTAGTTTAATTCATTTTTCTAATATTGCATTTAAAAATCCTAATTTAGGAATCAATACCATAAACCTTCATTTAAGTTTAAATTACTTGCTAGATCCTTTAAAAACACCCCCTCAACAAGAAAACACTAGTATACTTGATAAAAAATTATATTTCAACCTAATTTTACGTGGTGGTTATAACGAATCTTTAGAAATTGATAGTGGTTTATTTCCCTTTTACGCTGTTACTTTTTATGCAAGTAAAACTATTAACAACTTTTCTACCTTTACATTTGGAACAGATTATTTTAAATCAGAATTCTTAAAAAATCATATTAAAATTAAAAATTTAGAGGAAGGAAAAAATTACAATGAAAATGATTATGCTAGAATTGGTCTATTTGTTGGACACGAATTAATTCAAAATAATTTTTCATTTATTTCACAAATAGGATATACAATTTATTACCCTTTTCCTTATGTTAGTAGAGTTTACGAGCGTTTTGGATTAAAATATAAATTAGGAAAACATTTGTTTTCTGAAGTAACTATGAAAATAAATTTATTTAGAGCTGAAGCCTTGGAAATAGGTTTTGGCTATAAATTTTAAACAGTAACGAACTAAATTTATGAAAAAAATACTATACATATTTTGCTTAATTACACTTTTTAGTTGCAATAGTGAAGATGCTGGAGATTGTTTACAAACTGCTGGCGATATAATTCAAAAAGAATTTGATGTTGCTTCATTCACTAGAATTTTGGTAAACAAAAAAATTGAATTAATAATTAAGGAAGGACCAACACAAAAAGTAGTTGTAGAAACTGGTAAAAATTTAATGCCAGATATTGAAATTGAAATAGTTGATGATCAAATAATATTAACAAACCATAATACGTGCAACTTTTTTAGAGATTACGGCATTACCAAAGTGTATATTACCTCTCCAAATATTACAGAAATTAGAAATGCCTCAGAACTTAATGTTACCTCCGATGGCATACTAACATACCCTAAATTATACTTAGAATCTACTGGTGTAAAAAATGAATTTTTAGCGATTGGCGATTGGTATTTAAATATAAATAACCAAAATCTAACCATTTTAACTAATGGAATTCCAAACTTTTATATAAATGGAACAAGTGATAATTTAACACTCTATTTTTCTGATGGCGATTCGAGGTTTGAAGGACAAAATTATGAAGTTAAGCACGTCAATTTATTTCACGTAAGCTCTAATGATATACTAGTTAATCCTACCGAAAGCATAAAAGGCTCTATACATTCTGTTGGAAATGTTATTTGCTACAATAAACCTCCTATTGTAGAAGTAGAAGTACTTAGTAAAGGAAAATTAATTTTTAAATAAACATAATACTTTAGCTCAAAAAAGGCTTGTTATACCTATGGAAACAGCCATCTATTTTTGTTAAGTGTGGAGTTTAGTTTACACTTCAAATCCGCTAAGTGAACAAGTAGAATTTACTTTGGTATTAACTCGTGAAACAAACTTTCTAAATTTTTATTTTTTGTATTTAATTTAAGTGTTTTTAAGCCATTATCATGCGCAAAATCAAAAACAGAGGGGCGCATATCTTTTGATGTATTAAATGTTAACAACCAACTAGTGTCGTGCACATTGTCAGCAAATTTTAAATGAGGAATGGTATTAATAAATTGTTTTTCAATTTTAAAATCAAATTCAACCTCTATAACTTGTTCCTGATTTTTTTTCAATTCAATTAAATTTTCATCAGCAATAATTTTACCTTTATTAATTATAATAACACGGTCGCAAATGGCATCTACCTCTTGCATAATATGTGTTGAAAAAAGCACTGTTTTATTTTTACCAATTTCTTTAATTAAATTTCTAATATCTATTAATTGATTAGGATCTAACCCTGTAGTTGGTTCATCTAAAATTAATACATCCGGATTGTGTAATAAAGCTGCCGCTAGCCCAACTCGTTGTCTATACCCTTTAGAGAGTTGCTTAATTTTTTTATGAGCTTCTGGCATTAAACCTACTTTATTTATTATTTTTTCAACTTCATCTTTTGCAATTTTATAAATTGAAGCATTAAACAACAAATACTCTTTAACATACATTTCTAAATAAAGCGGATTGTGCTCTGGCAAATAACCAATATGCTTTTGAGCCGCTAATTTATTAGTGTTTACCTTACAGTCGTTAACTAAAACGTCTCCTTCAGAAGCAGGTATAAATCCGGTAATAATTTTCATCATAGTCGATTTTCCTGCTCCGTTTGGACCTAAAAACCCAACTATTTCTCCTTTATTTAAAGAAAAACTAACATTATTTAATGCTTTTTGATCTTTATAAAACTTGGTAATATTTTTTACTTCAATAGACATTTAACAAAAATACATTTTAATTACAATTAGCTGTTACAAATTAACGTTGTATGCGTCATATAATTTTAAGAACTTTGAAAAAAATAATTATGGGCTGTTTTAGAGTATTACTTTGTATCATTTTTCCACCATTAGCTGTGATAGATAAAGGCTGTGGTTCTTTAATTATTGTATTTATTTTAACCTGTTTAGGTTGGATTCCTGGTGTTATTGCCGCTTTAATTATTAATAACAACCCAGATAACTAATGCAAAAAGTTAAATTACAAGATTTAGGTTTAAAAGATTATAAAGAAACTTGGGAGTATCAAGAAAAATTATTTCAAGGTATTATTGATCTAAAAATTAGTAATCGTAGAAACGAAACCACAATTAAAACTCCAAATTATTTTCTATTTGTTGAACACCCGCACGTATATACTTTAGGTAAAAGTGGCGATTTAAGTAATTTATTACTAAATGAAAGCCAACTTCAACAAAAAGGTGCAACTTTTTATAAAATTAACAGAGGCGGCGATATTACTTACCACGGACCTGGACAAATAGTAGGCTACCCAATTTTAGATTTAGACAATTTTTTTAGTGATATTCATAAATACCTACGATTTTTAGAAGAAATTGTTATTAAAACGTTGGCTGAATACGGTGTAAAAGCTGAACGCAGTAAAGGAGAAACCGGTGTTTGGCTAGATGTAGGCACTCCTTTTGCACGTAAAATTTGTGCTATGGGTGTTAGAACTAGCAGATGGGTTACTATGCACGGTTTTGCACTAAATGTAAATACAGATTTAGGCTATTTTGACAATATAATTCCTTGTGGAATTAGAGGAAAAGCTGTCACTTCTTTAGAAGCTGAATTAAATAGAAAAGTAGATTTAGAAGAAGTTAAAGCTAAAATTTTAAAGCATTTTACAGCGTTGTTTGAAGTTGAGTTTGTAGGTTAAGACATCATATTTTAACAATCCTTTTTTTTTTGAAATAACAAGATGAAGTGCTGAAATAAATTTTGCATGACGGAAGTTAACTTTGTCTCTTTAAACTTCTGCAACTTTAAGACTGCCACATTTTACTAAAAAAATAAAATTCGCATTGACGAAAAAATTTACCTTTAAAACTTTGTCCCTTTGAAACTTTTCAAAATCTAATCTTCTTCGTTATAAAATACTTTATAAAATTTCATTTTTTTCTCCTCGTCATAGCCTTTTTCTAAGTATTCACTTGAAGCATCTGGAGCATCAATATCTAATTTAATTTGAATATTAGTATCTAATTTAATTTCAGTTTTAATTTTTTGTTTCTGTTTTTTAAGAACAATATCTGAAATTGCAAACTGATTTCTAACCAACACATCGTTAATTTCTTCGAATTGTTTTTTATAATTATCAAACAAAGGTTTAAAATCTTCATTTTCTTCAAAAACCTCATCTTTAAAATCGTGAATATTTACATCTTCATTTTCTTTAAAAAAGTCAACTGTTTTAGCTAAGAATTTCGACTTTTCTTGTACACCAAAATCTTCTTTTATCACTTCTTCAGAAAATTCTTTACACATTTCTATGTAATTTTGAGTATGCTGGTTACTGTCATCGGCATATTTTACATTTAAAAAGTTTTTAACCCAATATTGCGCATCGTAATTATTGGTATCTACACTTAAAACCACCCTTCCTTCAGCATCTGAAGAGTTAATAATAAGACATCCTTTATCTAATTTTTTTGTACTAATTCCTTTCTGAACAAAGACATCTAAACTATCTTTTTCCATAAAAGTTTGAAAGAAATTTATTTTATTTTCAATTTTAAAAATTCCTACAGCATTGGTTACAACTTCATTGTACTCAATATCTTCAATAAGTGCAATTATTACATCTCCAACTTTAATTTGTGCAGAATTAGATTGTTCAAACAAGTGATTAACAATATGTTTAGACACATCAACAAAAGTTGATTCATCTGTAAAAATTTCATTAGAATAATTGTTAATTTCGTTTAATTCTATATTTGCGTGGTGATTAAAACGGAAACTTTCAGCAACATTTCCAAAGGGTTTCAATAAAAAAGGCTTCATTAACTCATAACTTTCTTCATCAAAAGTAACTACATCTTCAGAAAAAATATTGGTTGCACTATTAAATTTATTTCCAACTTTATGAATTATAAATTTTGTAATTGAAGCTCTAGTACGTTTTATCATTAGTTCTTTTTTTTAGGAAAACAAATGTAATTTATATTCTACAAAAAGAAAACTTTTAAAATTAAAAACACTTCTCGATACAATTTTAGGTAGTATTTTACGCTATTTTATTTTGAAAACCACTTAATGTCACTATTTAAATTACAAATAGACCTATTTAGTAGCGGTAAAATCTAACTTTAACTGTTCAGGAAGTAACCGAAATGACTTTCTATGGTATGGTGTAATTCCAAATTCTCTAATGGCTGCTCTGTGTTGTTTTGTAGGATAGCCTTTATTTTTTTTCCAAGAATACACCGGAAATTCTACATCTATTTTTTGCATAAACGCATCTCTATATGTTTTTGCTAAAACAGAAGCCGCTGCAATACTCATAAATTTAGCATCACCCTTTACTATTGTTTTATGAGGAATATTTTTAAAAGGTTTAAATTTATTTCCATCTACAATTATGTGTTCTGGAGTTATAGAAAGCTTTTCTATAGCGTTATGCATTGCTAAAATTGAAGCTTGTAAAATATTTATTTCATCTATTTTTTGCTCATTTATATACGAAACACCATAAGCCAACGCATTTTTTTCTATAAAAGGACGTAATAATTCTCGCTGTTTTTCGGTTAATTGTTTAGAATCGTTTAATAAAGGGTGTTCAAAATCTTCAGGTAAAATTACAGCTGCAGCTACAACTGGCCCAGCTAAACAGCCTCTTCCGGCTTCATCTGTACCAACTTCTATCGAATTTTTTAAATACCTTTTTTTAAGTCCCATTGCACAAAAATAACATTCCAAAATTAATAAAAGTTATCATTACAATTTACTGTTATTATTTTCGTTCAAATAATTACCTTTGCAGCTTTATATATTTTATGAAAAAAGTATTAGTAATATTATTTTTAGGGTTTTCTTTTTTAAATATTTCGGCACAAGTAATTATGCCCGATCGAGACAATGGTTTATATCAAACAGATAGTACTTCGTTTAGTGGGCAAACAAATGTGAAGCTTAGTGGAAAAACAAAGTACACAGACTTTAGACTTTTTTCTATAGATAACGACACTACAATTATAGATACCACATTAACGCTAAAAAAAGATTTTATATTTAATTATATAAGAAAAGATAATTTTGAATTATTACCTTTTAATAATCAAGGTCAAACTTTTAACAAGTTAGATGCTGATTTTGAGAATAATTCTTTATTTCCAAAAATGGGAATGGAAGCCAAACAATATAATTATTACAATGTAGATGCTATAAAATATTACAAAGTACCAACTCCAACCTCACAATTTACCTATAGAACTGGATTAGAACAAGGGCAAGTTTTAGATGCATTTTTAACAATGAACACCTCTCCTAGATTTAATTTTTCTTTAGCATACAAAGGTTTGCGGTCTTTAGGAAAATACAGACAATCTTTAGCAAGCCACGGTAACTTTAGAACAACCTTTAATTACCATTCTAAAAACAAAAACTATTATTTAAAAGGACACTTTTACTCTTTTGACTTAATGAATGAAGAAAATGGAGGTTTACCACAAGAATCTATAGACTATTTTGAAGCTAATGACCCTAATTATACCGATCGTGGACGTTTAGAGGTTAATTTTACAGATGCAGAAACTATGTTTGAAGGAAAAAGATATTATATAAACCACAGTATGACTCTTTTTTCTAAAAAAAATCAACTTATTAAAAAACACAAAAAGAGCGAATTATTAATAGCACAAAGAAAGGCAGATTCTATAAATAAAATAAAAGCTCTTAAAATTGCAGATTCTCTATATAAAGACTCTATAAACCTTTTAACTAATAAAGAACTTATTACAACAGGTATTAAAACCAAAGATTTTATTACCGAATTAAATGGTAATAAATTCGCATTAGATACAGTTATAGCAATTAAACCTGAAGATTCTACATTGGTTAAAACTCTTGAAACAACTACTGTTCTAAAAGACACTTTGCCTCCTTTAACTAAAAAAGAACTAACAACAGCTGATTTAAAACAACAAGATTCTATTAAAAAGAAAGATAAAATTTCTGAACTCGAAGAAAAAAAAGCACTTGCTCTTAACCAAAAGAATAAAATAGCACATGGTGAAACAGCTAAAGATTCTTCAAAAGTTAAAATTAGTAAACTAGATTCTATTGAAAATATTAAAGACAATCTAGTAGCAAAAATAGGCCATACTTTTATGTATGAAACCAAACATTATAGATTTGATAAAGCTGCTTCTGGTAGTTATTTTGGAGATTCTTTCGAAACATCTATTAGCGACCACACCTCTTATCAAAATATGGAAAACCAACTCTATTTCGAGTTATACACACCATATACAGGAACTTTAAGAGCCAAAGCAAATCATTATAAATACAATTACCATTACAATAGTATTTTATATCTAGACACCCTTACAATTTCAGATAAATTAAAAGGAAATGTATTTTCTGCAGGAGCTGATTGGAACGCTAATATTGGTAATTTAAATATTAAAGCCGATGCTACCTCAGTGATTTCTGGAGATTTAACAGGTAACTCTATAAAAGCTTCTGTAGGCTATAAAAAAGATAGTATTTTTAGTATTAAAGGATATGCTGAAGTTACTTCAAAATCACCTAGTTTAAATAAATTGTTATTCCAAAGTGCTTATAAAGATTACAATTGGAAAAATAATTTTGATAATGAAGAAATAAAAAATGCTGGAGTTGAATTTAAATTAAATAAATGGGGTAGCATAAATGCTTCTTATAATTTAATAGATAACTACACGTATTTTGACACAATATCTAGTCCTACGCAAGCAAAAGAAACTTTAAATTATATTAAAGTAAAAGCAAATCAATATTTTACATATAGAAATTTCACATTAGACAACACAGTAATGTATCAACACGTTACAGAAGGTGAATCATTTTTTCATGTACCTCAAATAATTACTAGAAATACCTTGTATTACGCAAATTATGTATTTAAAGGAAAACCTTTATACTTACAAACAGGAGTTACTTTTAAATATTTTACAGCATTTAAAGCAAACGCCTATGACCCACTTTTAAGTGAGTTTGTTTTACAAAATGATGCTGAAATTGGAAATTTCCCAATCTTAGATTTCTTTTTTAATATGCAAGTACGTAGAACTCGCATATTTTTTAAAGTTGAAAATTTTGGAGCTAGTTTTACTGGAAGAAACTATTACAGTGCACCAAACTACCCGTATCGTGATTTAACTGTACGCTTTGGATTGGTTTGGAACTTCTTTATTTAATAGCTTTAGATATCTATGATAAAAATATTATAGAATAACGTCCGTTTATGCTGAACTATAATTTCAACTTCTAACAGGCTTTAATATGTAAGTCTTTAATAAATATATTCTAATGGCAAAACAACTAATTATTTTTCGCCTAATTGTTTTATTTTAATATCTAATGCAGCAAAAAGCAATGTCATAAATGGACTTAACCAATTAAATATGGCATACACAAAATAATCTGCTACGCTTACACCTAAAACCGTAGATTGATACGCTCCACAGGTATTCCAAGGTATTAAAACTGAAGTAACCGTACCAGAATCTTCTAAACTTCTACTTAAATTTTCTGGTGCTAAACCTTTATCTTCATAGGCTTGTTTAAACATTTTTCCAGGAATTACAATTGCTAAATACTGATCGGATGCAATTGCATTTAACCCCAAACAACTTATAACCGTACTTGCAAACAATCCAAATACAGAACTAGCAACTTTTAATAAAGCATCGGTAATTCTGGTTAAAGCTCCAATGGCGTCCATAATTCCTCCAAAAACCATAGCGCAAATAATAAGATATATAGTCCAAAGCATTCCTTGCATTCCTCCTGAACTAAAAAGCTCGTTAAGTTTTTCGTTATCTGTTATTATTTCAGTATCAATAAAAATGGCATTTATAATTGATTTAAAATTAGAATCTGATAAACTACCCAATATCTCTGATTGAAAAATAAATGCAAAAACCGCGGCTAACAGCACTCCTACTCCAAGAGCAATTAATGGTTTTGTTTTAGTAACAATTAAAATAATTACAGCAACTGGTACAATAAATAAATAAGGTGAGATTTGAAATGTATTATTAATAGTATTTAATAAACCGCTTACATCAGCATTTCCAGAAGTATCAATATTAAAACTAATAATACTAAAAACAATTAGGGTTATTATAATTGTTGGTACAGTAGTAATTGTCATATACCTTATGTGGGTAAATAAATCGGTTCCTGCCATTGCAGGAGCCAAATTAGTTGTATCACTAAGTGGAGACATTTTATCACCAAAATACGCCCCAGAAATTACTGCTCCAGCTATAATACCTGTAGGTATCCCCAAAGCAGTTCCAATACCAACCAATGCAATACCAACTGTTGCTGAAGTAGTCCAAGAACTTCCTGTAGCTATCGATATTAAAGCTGCTATTATAACAGATGCTGGTAAAAATATTGAAGGTGTTAAAACTTGTAATCCATAATAAACCATTGCTGGTATAATACCACTAACAAGCCAGGTTCCTGCCAAAGCACCTACCAAAAATAAAATTAATATTGGTATAAAAACACTTTTTAAATTGTCTATTATTTCAACAACCATTGCTTTAAAATTAACTTTATTAAAAAAGCCAACTACTGCAGCAATTAAACCTCCAAGCAATAAGATAAACTGATTTGAATAATCACCCAACAAAACTCCGTCTGCGTAAAAAATATTATACGCTAACATTGCCATTAAAGCAACTACAGGTATAAGTGCTTCTAAAAAATTTAGTTCTAAATTATTTATAATATCTTTATCTTCAGAGGTAGGTGTATTGTTATTTTCTTGCATGTACTATTTTTGGATGTGTAATAATACGGAAAATTGAAACTTTACACAAGTTTAAAGCCCCATTCAACTTAATAAATGAGGCTAAGGAAAAAATAAAAAGAATATAATTTTATAAAACTCCTACTTTTTTCATACACATTCTCATGGCACGGTAAGTACGTTCAATATCATTATCCAACCCAATAGAAAAACGAACAATACCTTCTGAAAGTCCCATTTTTTCTTGTTCTTCTTCAGGAATTTCAGAGGAAGTACTTGTTCCTGAAGCGCTAAATAACGTTTTATAAAAACCTAAACTTACGGCTAAATAACCTAAATTTTCATGTTGCATCAACTCCATTAATTCATTGGCTTTGTTTAAATTTCCAACATCAATAGTTAAAATTCCACCAAAACCATACTCTTTATTATGCATTGTTTTAAATAATTGGTGATCTGGATGACTTTTAAGACCTGGATAAACAACTTTTAATCCGTCTTTTTCAAAATGTTCTGCTAAATACAAGGCATTTTCACTATGTTTCTTCATTCTAATATGAAGTGTTCTTAAATTTTTTAAAATACTAGAAGCACGTAAACTATCCATTACCGGGCCTAATAACATAGCAGCTCCATCATTTACACTTCGCAAACTATCTATAAATTTTTGACTACCACAAACCACACCTCCAACGGTATCATTTGTTCCATTTATAAATTTTGTTAAACTATGAATTGTAATATCTGCACCTAACTTTTGAGGAGAAATTACCAAAGGAGAAAAAGTATTATCTACCACCAATAAAATATTGTATTTTTTTGCTATTTTAGACAATTTAGCAATATTTGCTATTTCTAATAAAGGATTGCTAATTGCCTCACAATAAATCATTTTGGTTTGTGTAGTTATTGCATTTTCTATTGCTTCTAGCGATGTAATATCAATAAAAGTAGTCGCTATATTAAATTTTGGAGCAAAGTTTTTTAGAAAAGCATAACTTCCTCCATAAATGGTTCTACTTGATACAATATGATCTCCCGCATTGCAAACTTGCAAAAAAACAGATGTTATTGCTCCCATTCCAGAAGCGGCTACATTGGCTGTTTCTGTAAACTCCATAGCAGCCAAGGCTTCACTTAAAAATAAATTACTCGGACTTGTATGTCGTGAATACAAATAACAACCTTCTGCATGACCCTCAAAAGTATCAAGCATAGTTTTAGCATGTAAAAAAGTGTAGGTTGCTGAATCTGAAATTGAAGGATTTACGCCTCCAAATTCTCCAAAGTATTGTAAATCTTGAATGTTATTTGCTGGTTTATTACTCATATGTCAACTGTTTTTTAATATTAAAATCACTTTAAAAATACCAGTTTAAAACTATAATTTCTGAATAATTTTACAATAACACTATTATATTCTGAAATATTAAAAAAATAAAGAATTAAACACCATTAAAATAATTCTTTTTATTAATTTTAGTAAAAATTACTTTTTATGAATAAAATTGACTCCATTGACAATCAAATATTAATGCTTTTACAACAAAATTCTAAAATGAATATAAAAGAAATTGCACTAAAAATTGGACTTACCTCAACTCCAACATATGATAGAATTAAACGTCTCGAAAAATCAGGAATAATTACCCATTATAAAGCTGAAATAAACAGAGAAAAAATAGGTTTAAATTTGGTGGTTTTTTGTCAAGTTACCCTTCAAGTACACTCTAAGAAATTAATAACTCAATTTGAAAATGCTGTTGAAAGAATGCCAGAGGTAGTTGGCTGTTTTCACATTGCTGGTAATTTCGACTATTTATTAAAAATTACAGTTCCAGATATTAAATCTTATCAATTTTTTTTAAAGAATAAACTATCTGTTT includes the following:
- the lipB gene encoding lipoyl(octanoyl) transferase LipB, translating into MQKVKLQDLGLKDYKETWEYQEKLFQGIIDLKISNRRNETTIKTPNYFLFVEHPHVYTLGKSGDLSNLLLNESQLQQKGATFYKINRGGDITYHGPGQIVGYPILDLDNFFSDIHKYLRFLEEIVIKTLAEYGVKAERSKGETGVWLDVGTPFARKICAMGVRTSRWVTMHGFALNVNTDLGYFDNIIPCGIRGKAVTSLEAELNRKVDLEEVKAKILKHFTALFEVEFVG
- a CDS encoding YqaE/Pmp3 family membrane protein; translated protein: MGCFRVLLCIIFPPLAVIDKGCGSLIIVFILTCLGWIPGVIAALIINNNPDN
- the gldA gene encoding gliding motility-associated ABC transporter ATP-binding subunit GldA — protein: MSIEVKNITKFYKDQKALNNVSFSLNKGEIVGFLGPNGAGKSTMMKIITGFIPASEGDVLVNDCKVNTNKLAAQKHIGYLPEHNPLYLEMYVKEYLLFNASIYKIAKDEVEKIINKVGLMPEAHKKIKQLSKGYRQRVGLAAALLHNPDVLILDEPTTGLDPNQLIDIRNLIKEIGKNKTVLFSTHIMQEVDAICDRVIIINKGKIIADENLIELKKNQEQVIEVEFDFKIEKQFINTIPHLKFADNVHDTSWLLTFNTSKDMRPSVFDFAHDNGLKTLKLNTKNKNLESLFHELIPK
- a CDS encoding head GIN domain-containing protein; the protein is MKKILYIFCLITLFSCNSEDAGDCLQTAGDIIQKEFDVASFTRILVNKKIELIIKEGPTQKVVVETGKNLMPDIEIEIVDDQIILTNHNTCNFFRDYGITKVYITSPNITEIRNASELNVTSDGILTYPKLYLESTGVKNEFLAIGDWYLNINNQNLTILTNGIPNFYINGTSDNLTLYFSDGDSRFEGQNYEVKHVNLFHVSSNDILVNPTESIKGSIHSVGNVICYNKPPIVEVEVLSKGKLIFK
- a CDS encoding nucleoid-associated protein, with protein sequence MIKRTRASITKFIIHKVGNKFNSATNIFSEDVVTFDEESYELMKPFLLKPFGNVAESFRFNHHANIELNEINNYSNEIFTDESTFVDVSKHIVNHLFEQSNSAQIKVGDVIIALIEDIEYNEVVTNAVGIFKIENKINFFQTFMEKDSLDVFVQKGISTKKLDKGCLIINSSDAEGRVVLSVDTNNYDAQYWVKNFLNVKYADDSNQHTQNYIEMCKEFSEEVIKEDFGVQEKSKFLAKTVDFFKENEDVNIHDFKDEVFEENEDFKPLFDNYKKQFEEINDVLVRNQFAISDIVLKKQKQKIKTEIKLDTNIQIKLDIDAPDASSEYLEKGYDEEKKMKFYKVFYNEED
- a CDS encoding acyloxyacyl hydrolase, with the translated sequence MKNLILTFFLLFTVLVSSQTATTIEHNTVQMDFFYGRPIEHDKKLKKAIDGNSYGVLLSINNNSTKNSTFNKLYNYPKRGFSFLYQNFNSDVLGEVFGGYRHFNYKLKNTATSNLKLIAAFGVGYATKSYNAISNPNNHAIGSKLLASAYLKLQFLKLLNKERLSLNTGLSLIHFSNIAFKNPNLGINTINLHLSLNYLLDPLKTPPQQENTSILDKKLYFNLILRGGYNESLEIDSGLFPFYAVTFYASKTINNFSTFTFGTDYFKSEFLKNHIKIKNLEEGKNYNENDYARIGLFVGHELIQNNFSFISQIGYTIYYPFPYVSRVYERFGLKYKLGKHLFSEVTMKINLFRAEALEIGFGYKF
- a CDS encoding acyloxyacyl hydrolase, with the protein product MKKTIFIFLIFSFTASFSQSNSSYFQADYFYGNILRQNPDATVLIQGHPTGFFISYNKRTYGEENWQEHYNYPDFGYSIGYQDYKSDIVGKLYSVYGHYNFYFTNRTSPNQLILRTGIGLAYVTNPYNKETNNKNTAFGTHLNSSTYFKLYFQRENILNNLGLNAGLTFIHASNSNVKSPNSGMNVWAATLGLNYNLSTPQLPHYIPSSESKEFTEPIKYNFAIRGGVNESEIIGSGMKPFFVFSAYADKRLNRLSALQLGTELFISPILKDYYELNLTIPHTNLKETSDFSRVGVFIGHELFINKLSIETQLGYYVKYPFEYHGRVYETLGLKRYINNKWFASIRLKAHAADAETVEFGVGIRL
- a CDS encoding ribonuclease HII; translation: MGLKKRYLKNSIEVGTDEAGRGCLAGPVVAAAVILPEDFEHPLLNDSKQLTEKQRELLRPFIEKNALAYGVSYINEQKIDEINILQASILAMHNAIEKLSITPEHIIVDGNKFKPFKNIPHKTIVKGDAKFMSIAAASVLAKTYRDAFMQKIDVEFPVYSWKKNKGYPTKQHRAAIREFGITPYHRKSFRLLPEQLKLDFTATK